TCTAGCTCGTGATAACATGGGTGCGAATTCAAGGAGAATAGGTATCGGGTCGGATTCCCTTGATTATCCCGGATACAATTTTTGCACTAATCCGGGTCCAAaccttttctatttttgttttaaatgggCGTGGCCTTATTCTTCTTACTGATCTGGCctaattttatcaattttgaaGATGGTCTTTCATAGTTGCTGAATGATGTACAGTCATGGAAGCATTTAGTTTAGTGGATTTTAGAACAACTACAGCCTAGCATTTTGGATCATTTAACGaatgtaattttgtaaacaaaTTATCACATCATAAGTGAACTCTTATTGTTGTGTTTGAATATGTTGTGAAGAGTTTTTGAGgtcataattttcaatttccTAATTATACCAGTAAAGAAGGGTACTAAATTTCTATCTGATTGTTTTCTCAGCTTTTGAAGATTCTGCTTTGTCCGAGGAGACGATGGAAACAATAATGTCAGGTATGTTCCTATTGAATACATTTCCTTTATTGTGTGTCTTCTAACTGCTCTACCCTTGCACCACCAGTAAGACAGATTTTTGTCTATGGTTGGGTGAGGctgattttattttcatttcccTACAGGACAAGAAAtcagttttgatgatttatctCTTGAAGAGAAGAAACAATTTCAGAGAGCTATTGCTTGTGGGGAATTGAGCAAGATGATCAAACCATGGGATCCATGGTGGTCAAAGCCTTCTGCCAGAGAAATCCGTCTTAGTAAAGAGGGTACTCAACTTGTTCAAACTCTTTCAGAGCAGGAATTGGAAAATGAAACTGAAAGTAATGAATCAAGCGAAATTCCTCTCGGCCCTGAAGTTCCGCTACCTCCTCTAAGTAGTCTTAGTTCCAAGGAGCCATCACCCCTTTTAACTGTTCACCTTGTTGATATATTATACAGCTACTGCTTCACTCTTCACCTCTACAACGGAGATTGGAGGTCAGATCCAATAGGGTCAGTCATGGTTGTGTTGAGTGTGTCCTCAGTTTTGGGTCAAGGTGGGCAGCCAGAGACTGTACTGGGAGCCCTCACTCATTGCTTGGAGCAGGTTTGCTCTCCAGCTTACAGACACATGGGGGGGCTGCCATTTGGTTTAGGTGTTATGGATGATGTGATCAGTCTACTTTCATTGGGAAGCCCTGCTATGGTGTGTGCCCTTTGCGACATGCATCGTTTGATTCAAGAAGGAGAAAAGGAGGTGAAATCAGAAAAGCCAAGAAAGTCGAGGAGGGATGAGATTAGTAGTATTAAGCAGGCAGAAAGGAAGATATATTTCATCATGTGTTGGGTTCATGAGCAGCCAGAGGAAGCTTGGTCCTCTTTAGCAGCCATCGTAACGGCACAAAAGACATCAGCCATGGAATTCCAGGGGAGTAATAAGCctgaaaaattgaacaatagAGCAGAATCCAGAGGCAGATGTTTGATTGAGGAGATTGAATGATTTACACATATTGCTGTCCCCTTACCTTTTAACCACATTTATTTACCTTTCATTCGGTTTAGGTGTTATTCTCGTATCCCACCTAATTATCAACATCTAGCTCTCCGATCACCCCCCAAAAAAAGAACACCCTCTGTATAGCTCATCAACCAAATGAAGCCTTATATTTTCATGTTACCTATGTCTTGGTATGTATACCTTCATCTCTTTACCTTAGCCTTAATGTGGTTTGCCACAAACAGAAACGTGACAACGGCACAAGGAAACCAAACCGATCATTTCGCTTTGCTCCAATTCAAGCAATCAATATCTAGTGATCCATATGGTATTCTAGATTCTTGGAATGCTTCAACCCACTTTTGCAAATGGCCTGGAATCGTATGCAGTCCCAAGCATCAAAGATTTACCAAGTTAAAGCTGCCAGGATAAAAGTTGCATGGATCCATATCTCCATATGTTGGCAATCTTTCTCGTTTGAGATTCCTCAACCTTGGAAACAATGGCTTCTACGGAAACATTCCACAAGAAACGGGTCGTTTATCACGATTAAGATATTTTCTTCTATCCAACAACTCTCTGGTTGGAGAATTTCCTTTAACCTTGACAAACTGCTCTGAGCTCAAAAGCGTAGACTTAGAAGGAAACAAACTTTTTGGAAAAATACCTAGCCAATTTGGCTCTCTTCAAAAGCTTCACATTTTCTATATCGGAACAAACAATTTATCGGGAAAAATCCCACCATCCATAAGGAATCTTTcatctcttaatattttttcaattggtTATAATAACTTGGTAGGAAATATTCCACGTGAAATTTGCTTCTTAAAACAGTTGAAGTTTATAGCAGTGCATGCCAACAAGTTGTCTGGTacatttctttcttgtctttATAATATGTCATCTCTTACGGGGATCTCAGTTGAAGCGAATAGCTTTAGTGGTTCTCTTCCACCCAATATGTTCAACACTCTCCCTAACCTCTATTTCTATGGAATTGGAGGAAATCAATTCTCTGGTCCAATCCCAACTTCCATTGCAAATGCTTATACTTTGATAAGGTTTGATATTGGTGGTAACCATTTTGTCGGACAAGTTCCATGTCTAGGGAAGCTACAGAAACTTTGGTCGCTAAGTTTGCAAGATAACAAATTAGGTGACAATTCCAGTAAGGATTTAGAGTTTTTAAAATCATTAGCAAATTGTAGCCAGTTGTACTCTCTCTCTGTAACCAACAACAACTTTGGAGGTAGTTTGCCAAATTTGATAGGTAACTTATCCCCTGGTCTAAGTGAATTATATATTGGGGGTAATCAAATATATGGTAAAATTCCTATAGAATTAGGAAATCTAACTAGCCTTGATTCTCTTAACCATGGAAGATAACCGTTTAGAAGGAACTATTCCAAAAACTTTTGGGATGTTTCAAAAGATACAATACTTAGGATTGGGAGGAAACAGGTTATCAGGGGATATACCGGCCTTCATAGGAAACCTCAGTCAGTTGTATTATCTGGGACTTAgtgaaaataaattagaagGGAATATTCCTCCAAATATAGGAAATTGTCAAAAGTTAGAATACCTAAACTTTTCACAAAATGACCTTAGAGGATCCATACGTTTAGAGATCTTTAGTATTTCCCCTTTGTCAAAACTTGACTTTTCACGAAACATGTTGAATGATAGATTACCTAAAGAAGTGGGTATGCTAAAAAGTATTGAGGGGGTAGATGTCTCTGAGAATCGTTTATTTGGGGACATTCTTGGAACCATTGGTGAATGCAGAGTCTTACAAGTCCTCTAATTGCAAGGGAACAAGACCATCCTCTTTTGCTTCTCTCAAAGGTCTACGGTATTTAGATATTTCaagaaataaattgtttggACCAAATCCCGATGTTATGCAAAATATCTCTAATTTAGAATACTTAGATGTTTCTTTTAACATGTTGGAAGGTGAGGTACCAACAGATGGTGTCTTTGGAAATGCAACCAGAGTAGCAATAATTGGAAACAATAAACTTTGTGGTGGTATTTCAGAGTTACATCTACCACCATGCCCTTTCAAGGGTAGGAAACATATAAAAAACCATAATTTCAAGTTGATAGCTATGATAGTCAGTgtggtttcttttcttctcataCTTTCATTTATTATAGCTATCTATTGGATAagtaaaaggaacaaaaaatcATCATTAGATTCTTCAATAATAGATCAACTAGATAAGGTTTCATACAAAGACTTACACAAAGGAACTGATGGGTTCTCGGATAGAAACATGATCGGGTCAGGAAGTTTTGGTTCCGTGTACAAAGGAAATCTTGTGTCAGAAGATAATGTTGTTGCATAATGTTGTTGCAGTAAAGGTCTTGAACCTCCAAAAGAAAGGAGCTCACAAGAGTTTTATTGTTGAATGTAATGCACTCAAAAATATTAGACACCAAAATTTAGTCAAGGTTCTAACATGTTGTTCTAGTACAAATTACAAAGGCCAAGAATTTAAAGCTTTAGTTTTTTATTACATGAAAAATGGAAGCTTAGAACAATGGTTGCATCCTCAGATTTAAGTGCAGAACCTCTAACAACATTGAACCTTGGTCATAGATTAAACATCATTATGGATGTTGCTTCTGCATTACATTATCTTCATCGAGAATGTGAGCAATTGGTCCTTCGTTGTGATCTAAAGCCAAGCACACTTCTTGATGATGACATGGTCATGTGAGTGATTTTGGCACAGCAAGACTTGTCTCAGCCATTTGTGGTACCACTCATAAGAATACTAGTACAACTGGAATAAAAGGAACAATTGGCTATGCTCCTCTGGGTATGTTTTAAATTATTGATACTTCCATCGTTTATTTGAATCCTAATATGTTTTGAAGTAGTTTAAAATCATACCAGTGACATATTATTAACACCTTTTGTTACATGCTTTAGAGTATGGGATGGGTTCTGAAGTATCTGCATGTGGTGACATGTATAGCTTTGGAATCCTTATGTTGGAAATGCTTACCGGTAGAAGACCCACTGATCACGCTTTTGAAGATGGTCAAAATCTGCATAACTTTGTTGCAATATCATTTCCTGCTAATCTTAAGAAAATTTTGGACCCACATCTTTTATCAAGGGACGCAGAAGTAGAAATGGAAGATGGAAATCTTGAGAATCTTATTCCAGCTGCAAAGGAGTGCTTAGTTTCACTTTTTAGGATTGGACTTATGTGTTCAATGGAGTCACCAAAAGAAAGACTGAATATTGAGGATGTATGTATAGAGCTTAGTATAATCAGAAAGGCCTTTCTTGCCGGTGAGATAAACTGATATTTTTATGTGTATTCGAATCATAACTAAATCATTATTTGGTTATGGAGttatcatttgatttttattatcatATTTTGCATTTAATATTCCTAAACTTCAAAATACAATGGTAATAATGgatttctttttgatttgaatttcaGGTGCTCAAACTTGTAATTAGCAATTCAGCTTGATGCGCAGTTTTTACGAAACTTATAGGTCAAGCTTGAAGCACATGTGACAATGTTTAGTTTACCCATTTGGTTAGCAGTATTTGTGTATTTTCCTCCAACCTAGGCGTtgctttaaataaataatgttgcACTGC
Above is a genomic segment from Medicago truncatula cultivar Jemalong A17 chromosome 5, MtrunA17r5.0-ANR, whole genome shotgun sequence containing:
- the LOC11408623 gene encoding zinc finger HIT domain-containing protein 2; this translates as MADTIVTSDQSSTSSLNPARIICHVCQKQFSQYTCPRCNSRYCSLPCYKSHSLRCTESFMKENIVQELQQMQPNEQTKQKMLDILKRFHSEEEMDGMDEEDSFEDSALSEETMETIMSGQEISFDDLSLEEKKQFQRAIACGELSKMIKPWDPWWSKPSAREIRLSKEGTQLVQTLSEQELENETESNESSEIPLGPEVPLPPLSSLSSKEPSPLLTVHLVDILYSYCFTLHLYNGDWRSDPIGSVMVVLSVSSVLGQGGQPETVLGALTHCLEQVCSPAYRHMGGLPFGLGVMDDVISLLSLGSPAMVCALCDMHRLIQEGEKEVKSEKPRKSRRDEISSIKQAERKIYFIMCWVHEQPEEAWSSLAAIVTAQKTSAMEFQGSNKPEKLNNRAESRGRCLIEEIE
- the LOC112422018 gene encoding putative receptor-like protein kinase At3g47110, which encodes MVASSDLSAEPLTTLNLGHRLNIIMDVASALHYLHRESRLVSAICGTTHKNTSTTGIKGTIGYAPLEYGMGSEVSACGDMYSFGILMLEMLTGRRPTDHAFEDGQNLHNFVAISFPANLKKILDPHLLSRDAEVEMEDGNLENLIPAAKECLVSLFRIGLMCSMESPKERLNIEDVCIELSIIRKAFLAGEIN